Proteins from a single region of Candidatus Omnitrophota bacterium:
- the mnmG gene encoding tRNA uridine-5-carboxymethylaminomethyl(34) synthesis enzyme MnmG, which yields MNAPNKTYDCIVIGSGHSGVEAALVCARMGCDTLMINLSFDTIGQMSCNPAIGGVGKGQLVKEIDALGGEMGKAADKTGIQFRQLNASKGPAVRSSRCQSDRKQYRAYMQNMIRSQKNLFFLEGKVFDILTKENSVCGVRLETGQEIYAKTLVLTPGTFLNGKIHVGKKTVSAGRINESSSDKLADSLKSLGFELLSFKTGTPPRLDGKTIDFSQMVRQDSDEIPMPFSFSTSEIPETQKLLPCYITATNLKTHKIIKDNIHLSPMYSGKIKSTGVRYCPSIEDKLVKFSAKEKHQIFLEPEGAEEDVYYPNGISTGLPEDVQEKMVHSIKGLENARIVRYGYSIEHGVISSTELKASLESKRISGLFCAGQINGTTGYEEAAAQGLVAGINAALKVKNQQPFILRRDESYIGVLIDDLVTKGTEEPYRMFTSRVEYRLIVREDNADKRMCEHAYRLGLIDKERYDSINEKYDLITKKIEHLRQVRVDPGEEMNKVLSRNHSAALRNTTRLAEILKRPGISYKMIASFDDQFKKCSKLIIDQVEYEIKYQGFIARQQKDIERFKHLEYIKIPEGFDYSVISGLSIEIQQKLKHFAPQTLGQAHRISGVTPAAISILMIYLKKQSFVKN from the coding sequence ATGAATGCACCAAATAAAACATATGACTGCATTGTCATAGGTTCGGGCCATTCTGGCGTTGAAGCAGCATTGGTCTGCGCTCGGATGGGTTGCGATACTTTGATGATTAATCTTTCATTTGATACGATTGGACAGATGAGTTGTAATCCTGCTATCGGGGGTGTTGGCAAAGGACAACTGGTCAAAGAAATTGATGCTCTCGGAGGAGAGATGGGAAAAGCGGCAGATAAAACCGGCATTCAGTTTCGCCAGCTTAATGCATCTAAAGGGCCGGCTGTTCGTTCTTCACGATGTCAGTCTGATCGAAAACAATATCGAGCGTATATGCAAAATATGATCCGTAGTCAAAAGAATTTATTCTTTTTAGAGGGAAAAGTTTTCGATATTTTAACAAAAGAAAATTCTGTTTGTGGCGTTCGCTTGGAAACGGGTCAAGAAATTTATGCGAAAACACTTGTCTTAACGCCGGGGACATTTTTAAATGGTAAGATTCATGTCGGCAAAAAGACTGTATCTGCAGGGCGTATTAACGAGTCTTCGTCTGATAAGCTTGCTGATAGTTTGAAGAGTTTAGGTTTCGAATTGTTAAGTTTTAAAACAGGGACGCCTCCTCGTCTCGATGGAAAAACCATTGATTTCTCTCAAATGGTTCGTCAAGATTCTGATGAGATTCCGATGCCGTTTTCTTTTTCTACATCAGAAATTCCAGAAACACAAAAACTTTTACCATGTTATATTACAGCTACGAATTTAAAGACACATAAAATTATTAAAGATAATATTCATTTGTCTCCGATGTATTCTGGAAAGATAAAATCAACAGGTGTGAGGTATTGTCCTTCGATCGAAGATAAATTGGTTAAATTCTCAGCTAAAGAAAAGCATCAAATCTTTTTAGAGCCTGAAGGAGCCGAGGAAGATGTGTATTATCCTAATGGAATTTCTACAGGTTTGCCTGAGGATGTGCAGGAAAAAATGGTTCATTCAATTAAAGGTCTTGAAAATGCACGCATTGTGCGTTATGGATATTCTATCGAGCATGGTGTTATTTCATCTACAGAGTTAAAGGCTTCCCTTGAATCAAAAAGAATTAGTGGTCTTTTTTGTGCTGGACAAATTAATGGAACCACAGGATATGAGGAGGCTGCGGCTCAAGGGCTTGTGGCTGGAATTAATGCGGCATTGAAAGTTAAGAATCAGCAACCTTTTATCCTCAGGCGTGATGAATCGTATATTGGTGTTTTAATTGATGATTTAGTCACTAAAGGAACAGAAGAGCCGTATCGTATGTTTACTTCACGGGTTGAATATCGTTTGATTGTGCGTGAGGATAACGCCGATAAACGTATGTGCGAGCACGCTTATCGTTTAGGTCTTATTGACAAAGAGCGTTATGATTCTATAAATGAGAAGTATGATTTGATTACAAAAAAGATTGAACACTTAAGGCAAGTACGTGTTGATCCGGGTGAAGAAATGAATAAAGTTTTATCGCGAAATCATAGCGCCGCTCTGAGAAACACGACACGATTGGCCGAAATTCTAAAGCGTCCAGGAATTTCTTATAAAATGATTGCATCGTTTGATGATCAGTTTAAGAAGTGTTCAAAATTAATTATTGATCAAGTGGAGTATGAAATAAAATATCAAGGTTTTATTGCGAGACAGCAGAAAGATATCGAGCGTTTTAAACATCTTGAATATATTAAGATTCCAGAGGGATTTGATTATTCGGTTATTTCGGGATTGTCTATTGAGATTCAGCAGAAGTTAAAACATTTTGCTCCGCAAACTTTGGGCCAGGCGCACCGCATTTCTGGTGTGACGCCTGCGGCAATATCAATTTTGATGATTTATTTAAAAAAACAAAGTTTTGTTAAGAATTAA
- a CDS encoding LacI family DNA-binding transcriptional regulator, giving the protein MTKKTISIEDVAARAGVSITTVSRVINNVSTVSKRNRVKVEEAVAHLNFKPNVSAQRLAKGLNTAVGLVMPGYPGIFHSFYAIEIIRGIGHACETLKLDLIFHITNGYNPLNTNNVGGVIFADIIENRKQIEATLAEGIPCMVINNMVEDLDINFIAVDNVKGAQSAIEYLVSLGHQKIATVAGSLQTQSGLHRLQGYKNALKKKNIAINEDYIYEGDYSRRSARLGLEHLLSLKEKPTAIFAASDDMALEIINVAIEKGLKVPEDLSVVGFDDNPNGLYGSVGLTTMRQPLFKMAEDAVRHLNSIVGGRRHTPIKSLLDPELIIRESCTSPKV; this is encoded by the coding sequence GTGACTAAAAAAACAATTAGTATCGAAGATGTTGCAGCACGAGCAGGGGTTTCAATTACCACGGTTTCTCGTGTTATCAATAATGTTTCAACCGTTTCTAAAAGAAATCGTGTCAAAGTTGAAGAAGCGGTTGCCCACCTTAACTTTAAGCCTAATGTTAGCGCACAGCGTTTAGCGAAGGGCTTAAATACTGCTGTTGGTCTTGTTATGCCAGGATATCCTGGCATTTTTCATTCGTTTTATGCAATCGAAATTATTCGAGGCATTGGACATGCTTGTGAAACTTTAAAACTTGATTTGATTTTTCATATTACTAATGGATATAATCCGCTTAATACTAATAATGTTGGTGGTGTTATCTTTGCTGATATTATTGAAAATCGTAAACAAATTGAAGCTACCCTTGCCGAAGGCATTCCTTGCATGGTCATTAACAATATGGTTGAGGATTTAGATATTAACTTTATTGCGGTTGATAATGTTAAGGGCGCTCAATCCGCAATTGAATATCTTGTGAGCCTTGGTCATCAAAAGATTGCAACTGTTGCAGGAAGTCTTCAAACTCAAAGCGGATTGCATCGACTTCAGGGTTATAAGAATGCTTTAAAGAAAAAGAATATTGCTATTAATGAAGATTATATTTATGAAGGCGATTATTCTCGAAGAAGCGCTCGGCTAGGTCTTGAACATCTTCTTTCTTTAAAGGAGAAGCCGACGGCTATCTTTGCCGCTAGTGATGATATGGCGCTTGAAATTATTAATGTGGCTATTGAAAAAGGGCTTAAAGTCCCAGAAGACTTGTCGGTTGTTGGGTTTGATGATAATCCAAACGGTCTCTATGGTTCAGTTGGTCTTACAACAATGCGTCAGCCGTTATTTAAGATGGCAGAAGATGCTGTCCGTCATTTGAATTCTATCGTTGGCGGCCGCAGGCATACGCCTATTAAAAGCTTGCTTGATCCCGAGCTTATTATTCGTGAATCTTGCACATCTCCAAAAGTTTAA
- a CDS encoding zinc-ribbon domain-containing protein, protein MGEYDCPHCGMMIIDDDALLCHHCGQSLERAGHGFLGRVRYSNRKVAFFFVIFIILLAFAALMVIYN, encoded by the coding sequence ATGGGTGAATATGATTGTCCACATTGCGGAATGATGATCATTGATGATGATGCGCTTTTGTGCCATCATTGCGGGCAGAGCCTTGAGCGCGCAGGACATGGTTTTTTGGGAAGAGTTCGATATTCCAATCGTAAGGTCGCGTTCTTTTTTGTCATATTTATTATTTTGTTAGCTTTTGCAGCTTTGATGGTTATTTATAATTAG